One region of Microbacterium rhizosphaerae genomic DNA includes:
- a CDS encoding WXG100 family type VII secretion target yields MIFSVDSEQVLAATTAARGTADRLEAEASAMLAQLTQLQGSWTGVAAAAFQDVIDQWRITQRQVETSLAAITQALAAAGRQYADTEQAAVGLFR; encoded by the coding sequence ATGATCTTCTCCGTCGACAGCGAGCAGGTGCTCGCCGCCACCACCGCCGCTCGCGGCACCGCCGACCGTCTCGAGGCCGAGGCCTCGGCGATGCTCGCGCAGCTCACACAGCTGCAGGGGTCGTGGACCGGTGTCGCCGCAGCGGCCTTCCAGGACGTCATCGATCAGTGGCGCATCACGCAGCGTCAGGTCGAGACATCCCTCGCCGCCATCACGCAGGCACTCGCCGCCGCCGGGCGGCAGTACGCCGACACCGAGCAGGCGGCCGTCGGGCTGTTCCGGTAG
- the groL gene encoding chaperonin GroEL (60 kDa chaperone family; promotes refolding of misfolded polypeptides especially under stressful conditions; forms two stacked rings of heptamers to form a barrel-shaped 14mer; ends can be capped by GroES; misfolded proteins enter the barrel where they are refolded when GroES binds) encodes MAKIIAFDEEARRGLERGLNTLADAVKVTLGPRGRNVVLEKKWGAPTITNDGVSIAKEIELDEPYEKIGAELVKEVAKKTDDVAGDGTTTATVLAQALVREGLRNVAAGADPISLKRGIEKAVAAITAELLASAKEVTSKEEIAATASISAADPTIGELIAEAIDKVGKEGVVTVEESQTFGTELELTEGMRFDKGFINPYFVTDPDRQEAVFEDPYILIANSKISNIKDLLPVVDKVIQDGKELVIIAEDVEGEALATLVLNKIRGIFKSVAVKAPGFGDRRKAQLQDIAILTGGQVISEEVGLKLENTTLDLLGRARKVIITKDETTIVEGAGEPAQIEGRVTQIRREIENTDSDYDREKLQERLAKLAGGVAVIKAGAATEVELKERKHRIEDAVRNAKAAVEEGIVAGGGVALIQSGKKALDALELTGDEATGANIVRVAIEAPLKQIALNAGMEPGVVANRVAELPIGHGLNAATGEYGDMFAQGIIDPAKVTRSALQNAASIAGLFLTTEAVVADKPEKASAMPSDPTGGMDF; translated from the coding sequence ATGGCAAAGATCATCGCTTTCGATGAGGAGGCCCGTCGCGGCCTCGAGCGCGGCCTGAACACCCTGGCCGACGCGGTCAAGGTGACCCTGGGACCGCGCGGCCGCAACGTCGTGCTGGAGAAGAAGTGGGGCGCCCCCACGATCACGAACGACGGCGTCTCGATCGCCAAGGAGATCGAACTCGACGAGCCGTACGAGAAGATCGGCGCAGAGCTGGTCAAGGAGGTCGCGAAGAAGACCGACGACGTGGCCGGTGACGGAACCACGACCGCCACGGTCCTGGCTCAGGCGCTCGTGCGCGAGGGTCTGCGCAACGTCGCGGCCGGCGCCGACCCGATCTCGCTCAAGCGGGGCATCGAGAAGGCCGTCGCGGCCATCACCGCCGAGCTGCTGGCGAGCGCCAAGGAGGTCACCTCCAAGGAGGAGATCGCCGCCACGGCTTCGATCTCGGCTGCTGACCCCACGATCGGCGAGCTCATCGCCGAGGCGATCGACAAGGTCGGCAAGGAGGGCGTCGTCACCGTCGAGGAGTCGCAGACCTTCGGCACCGAGCTCGAGCTCACCGAGGGCATGCGTTTCGACAAGGGCTTCATCAACCCCTACTTCGTCACGGACCCCGACCGCCAGGAGGCGGTGTTCGAGGACCCGTACATCCTCATCGCCAACTCGAAGATCTCGAACATCAAGGACCTGCTCCCGGTCGTCGACAAGGTGATCCAGGACGGCAAGGAGCTCGTCATCATCGCCGAGGACGTCGAGGGCGAGGCGCTCGCGACTCTCGTGCTCAACAAGATCCGCGGCATCTTCAAGTCGGTCGCCGTCAAGGCTCCCGGCTTCGGCGACCGCCGCAAGGCGCAGCTGCAGGACATCGCGATCCTCACGGGCGGCCAGGTCATCAGCGAGGAGGTCGGTCTCAAGCTCGAGAACACGACCCTCGACCTGCTGGGCCGGGCGCGCAAGGTCATCATCACCAAGGACGAGACCACCATCGTCGAGGGTGCCGGTGAGCCCGCGCAGATCGAGGGTCGCGTGACCCAGATCCGCCGCGAGATCGAGAACACCGACAGCGACTACGACCGCGAGAAGCTCCAGGAGCGCCTCGCCAAGCTCGCCGGCGGCGTGGCCGTCATCAAGGCGGGTGCGGCGACGGAGGTCGAGCTCAAGGAGCGCAAGCACCGCATCGAGGACGCCGTCCGCAACGCGAAGGCGGCTGTGGAGGAGGGCATCGTCGCCGGTGGTGGCGTCGCGCTCATCCAGTCCGGCAAGAAGGCCCTCGACGCTCTCGAGCTCACGGGCGACGAGGCGACCGGTGCCAACATCGTGCGTGTCGCGATCGAGGCCCCGCTCAAGCAGATCGCGCTCAACGCGGGCATGGAGCCCGGCGTCGTCGCGAACAGGGTCGCCGAGCTGCCGATCGGCCACGGTCTGAACGCCGCGACCGGCGAGTACGGCGACATGTTCGCGCAGGGCATCATCGACCCTGCCAAGGTCACCCGCTCGGCTCTGCAGAACGCGGCGTCGATCGCGGGCCTGTTCCTGACGACCGAGGCGGTCGTCGCGGACAAGCCGGAGAAGGCCTCGGCCATGCCGTCCGACCCGACCGGTGGCATGGACTTCTGA
- a CDS encoding LytR C-terminal domain-containing protein — translation MPNPSQPRDRFDSLPDDTGRVGAHRAENPHMSGWLVFTWAAVATVVLVGAGIFGTLVASGKISLGPSPSPTVVAAPVATPVIDPSYTVLVLNATGQAGLAASVKQQVVAAGWKPENVQAGDAGTTGFEKTTVYYALPADEGPARGLAQALGGAQVAQSAAYQPANDAEAKQLTVVVGTDRTSGAKASPSK, via the coding sequence ATGCCGAATCCGAGCCAGCCGCGGGACCGCTTCGACTCGCTCCCCGACGACACCGGCCGGGTAGGGGCGCACCGGGCGGAGAACCCGCACATGAGCGGATGGCTCGTCTTCACGTGGGCCGCGGTGGCGACGGTCGTCCTGGTGGGCGCGGGGATCTTCGGCACGCTCGTCGCCTCGGGCAAGATCAGCCTCGGGCCCTCTCCGTCGCCGACGGTCGTCGCCGCCCCCGTAGCGACCCCCGTGATCGACCCGTCGTACACGGTGCTCGTGCTCAACGCCACCGGACAGGCCGGGCTCGCCGCGTCGGTCAAGCAGCAGGTGGTCGCCGCGGGCTGGAAGCCCGAGAACGTCCAGGCCGGGGATGCCGGCACCACCGGGTTCGAGAAGACGACCGTGTACTACGCGCTCCCGGCAGACGAGGGCCCCGCCCGCGGTCTCGCGCAGGCGCTCGGCGGCGCGCAGGTCGCGCAGAGCGCCGCGTACCAGCCCGCGAACGACGCGGAGGCGAAGCAGCTGACGGTGGTCGTCGGCACCGATCGGACGTCGGGCGCGAAGGCCAGTCCCTCGAAGTAG
- a CDS encoding DUF2332 domain-containing protein has protein sequence MSEVDAVAERYARFARDEAPGRSALYAAWAAAVASDPALAAVLARIPATRRQPPLVFAVARLLGAPEADTTAWPGWLLAHADAVVDECRRRSVQTNEPLRCAALLPALSLVEGPIALLEVGASAGLCLYPDRYAYSFRLDDGDVIALEPPGGATVVLSSRLRGEGRPALRLPEVVWRAGIDLSPLDARDADDRRWLETLVWPGEAGRADRIRDALDIAANEPPLLIAGDAAEILREVAAQAPADATLVVTTPGVLAHVPFAGRRRIIAAARAAGRWITLDAPALHDGWSAPIDPTDWPSDAFALALDGDVLAGVDPLGGFVEWRVGG, from the coding sequence ATGAGCGAGGTGGATGCGGTCGCCGAACGGTATGCGCGGTTCGCCCGCGACGAGGCGCCGGGGCGCTCCGCGCTGTATGCCGCCTGGGCGGCGGCCGTGGCATCCGATCCTGCCCTCGCCGCCGTGCTCGCCCGCATCCCGGCCACTCGGCGCCAGCCGCCGCTCGTGTTCGCCGTCGCGCGCCTGCTCGGCGCGCCCGAGGCCGACACGACCGCGTGGCCGGGCTGGCTCCTCGCGCACGCGGACGCCGTCGTCGACGAGTGCCGGCGCCGCAGCGTCCAGACGAACGAGCCGCTGCGGTGCGCCGCGCTGCTGCCGGCGCTCTCGCTGGTCGAGGGACCGATCGCGCTGCTCGAGGTCGGTGCGAGCGCGGGGCTGTGCCTGTATCCCGACCGATATGCGTACAGCTTCCGGCTCGACGACGGCGACGTGATCGCCCTCGAGCCGCCGGGCGGTGCGACGGTCGTCCTCTCATCGCGGCTGCGCGGCGAGGGCCGCCCCGCGCTGCGCCTGCCCGAGGTGGTGTGGCGGGCCGGCATCGACCTCTCGCCGCTGGACGCGCGGGATGCCGACGACCGCCGCTGGCTGGAGACGCTCGTCTGGCCGGGCGAGGCGGGCAGGGCGGACCGCATCCGCGATGCCCTCGACATCGCGGCGAACGAGCCGCCGCTGCTGATCGCCGGCGACGCCGCGGAGATCCTCCGCGAGGTGGCCGCGCAGGCTCCCGCGGATGCGACCCTCGTCGTGACGACCCCGGGCGTGCTCGCGCACGTCCCCTTCGCCGGCCGCCGCCGGATCATCGCGGCTGCGCGGGCCGCGGGTCGCTGGATCACGTTGGACGCGCCCGCCCTGCACGACGGGTGGAGCGCGCCCATCGACCCGACGGACTGGCCGTCCGACGCCTTCGCGCTGGCGCTCGACGGCGATGTGCTGGCGGGTGTCGATCCTCTCGGCGGATTCGTCGAGTGGCGAGTCGGGGGATAG
- a CDS encoding DUF3263 domain-containing protein: MPLSDRDRELLAFEASWQRHGGAKEEAIRTELDLTPARYYQLLGRLIESADALAHDPLLVKRLRRLRDARRDTRAARVGGVG; this comes from the coding sequence ATGCCCCTCTCCGACCGGGATCGCGAACTGCTGGCTTTCGAGGCCTCCTGGCAGCGTCACGGCGGGGCGAAGGAGGAGGCGATCCGCACCGAGCTGGACCTGACACCGGCGCGGTACTACCAGTTGCTCGGCCGCCTCATCGAGTCGGCCGACGCGCTCGCCCACGACCCGCTGCTGGTCAAGCGACTGCGCCGGCTGCGGGATGCGAGGCGCGACACCCGTGCCGCCCGCGTGGGCGGCGTGGGCTGA
- a CDS encoding NAD-dependent epimerase/dehydratase family protein, translating to MRIAVTGSSGKLGSVVVRELRAAGHEVTGLDAVGRRGPGFVQVDLTDYGQVVDALTAVNDQHDGFDALVHLAAIPAPGIRPDVATFHNNMPSTFNAMWAAIRLGIRRIVYASSETVLGLPFDVPPPYIPVDEDYPPRPESVYSLVKVLEERMATELVRWHPDLSITALRFSNVMWPEDYDAFPSYDSDALLRKWNLWGYIDARDGAQAIERALDAAIPGFGAYIIAAADTVMSRPNAELVAEVFPDVPVKGDLGTNDTLLSIGKARRLLGYAPRHSWRDER from the coding sequence ATGCGCATCGCCGTCACCGGTTCGTCCGGAAAACTCGGGTCCGTCGTCGTCCGCGAACTCCGTGCGGCAGGCCATGAGGTCACCGGGTTGGATGCCGTGGGCCGGCGCGGACCGGGCTTCGTGCAGGTCGACCTCACCGACTACGGCCAGGTCGTCGACGCCCTCACCGCGGTGAACGACCAGCACGACGGCTTCGACGCCCTCGTGCACCTCGCGGCGATCCCCGCACCCGGCATCCGTCCCGACGTGGCCACGTTCCACAACAACATGCCGTCGACCTTCAACGCGATGTGGGCCGCGATCCGGCTCGGCATCCGTCGCATCGTCTACGCCTCGAGCGAGACGGTGCTGGGTCTTCCGTTCGACGTGCCGCCGCCGTACATCCCGGTCGACGAGGACTACCCGCCGCGGCCCGAGTCGGTCTACTCGCTCGTGAAGGTGCTCGAGGAGCGCATGGCGACCGAGCTCGTACGGTGGCACCCCGACCTCTCGATCACCGCGCTGCGGTTCTCGAACGTCATGTGGCCCGAGGACTACGACGCCTTCCCCTCGTACGATTCCGACGCTCTCCTGCGCAAGTGGAACCTGTGGGGCTACATCGACGCCCGCGACGGCGCACAGGCGATCGAGCGGGCGCTGGATGCCGCCATCCCCGGATTCGGGGCGTACATCATCGCGGCCGCCGACACGGTCATGTCCCGGCCCAACGCCGAGCTCGTCGCGGAGGTCTTCCCGGACGTGCCGGTGAAGGGCGACCTCGGTACGAACGACACCCTGCTGTCGATCGGCAAAGCCCGTCGCCTCCTCGGCTACGCGCCGCGGCACTCCTGGCGCGACGAGCGCTGA
- a CDS encoding cold-shock protein, translating to MTQGTVKWFNAEKGYGFITIPDGQDVFVHYSNIEMSGYRVLEEGQAVEFSVGSGQRGPQAEAVRVVA from the coding sequence ATGACCCAGGGCACCGTGAAGTGGTTCAACGCCGAGAAGGGGTATGGATTCATCACCATCCCCGACGGCCAGGACGTGTTCGTCCATTACTCCAACATCGAGATGAGCGGCTATCGCGTGCTCGAGGAGGGGCAGGCGGTCGAGTTCTCGGTGGGCTCCGGTCAGCGCGGTCCGCAGGCCGAGGCGGTGCGCGTCGTCGCCTGA
- a CDS encoding response regulator transcription factor yields the protein MTAPRILVVDDEPNIRDLLITSLRFAGYQVRAVSNGAQTISAVLEEEPDLIILDVMLPDMNGFSVTKRLRGAGYTAPILFLTAKDDTEDKVAGLNAGGDDYVTKPFSLDEIVARIQAILRRTMQADEESVIRAGELTMDQDTHDVFVGDASIDLSPTEFKLLRYLMLNPNRVLSKAQILDHVWEYDFNGDAGIVESYISYLRRKIDPLSTEPLIQTKRGFGYMLKAGKTA from the coding sequence ATGACCGCTCCGCGCATCCTCGTCGTCGACGATGAACCGAACATCCGCGACCTGCTGATCACCAGCCTGCGATTCGCCGGCTATCAGGTTCGCGCCGTATCCAACGGCGCTCAGACGATCTCCGCCGTCCTGGAGGAGGAGCCTGACCTCATCATCCTCGACGTCATGCTGCCCGACATGAACGGGTTCAGCGTGACCAAGCGGCTGCGCGGGGCCGGCTATACAGCTCCCATCCTCTTCCTCACGGCGAAGGACGACACCGAGGACAAGGTCGCAGGCCTGAACGCGGGCGGCGACGACTACGTCACGAAGCCGTTCAGCCTCGACGAGATCGTCGCCCGCATCCAGGCGATCCTGCGCCGCACGATGCAGGCCGACGAGGAGTCGGTCATCCGCGCTGGCGAGCTGACGATGGACCAGGACACGCACGACGTCTTCGTCGGCGACGCCTCCATCGACCTCAGCCCCACCGAGTTCAAGCTGCTGCGCTACCTGATGCTGAACCCGAACCGCGTGCTGTCGAAGGCGCAGATCCTCGACCACGTGTGGGAGTACGACTTCAACGGCGATGCAGGCATCGTCGAGAGTTACATCTCATATCTGCGACGTAAGATCGATCCCCTGTCGACCGAGCCGCTCATCCAGACGAAGCGCGGCTTCGGCTACATGCTGAAGGCGGGCAAGACCGCCTGA
- a CDS encoding nitroreductase family protein, with protein MTHPAPAARVGAPALDAVRERRSWSKVTDDAPSHAQLVEFVAAAGRVADHSSLAPWRLIELRGDDRERLGRAISTANGEGGSSPKPLRAPLLIAVVASFRKSDKVPRWEQEAVAAGVAHTLSLLLDEAGWGVIWRTGHYTRAKAVAEAHGLRKSERLLGWLYVGGKPERDRPARRTPVDAESHLSRMPR; from the coding sequence GTGACGCACCCCGCTCCCGCGGCCCGCGTCGGCGCCCCGGCCCTCGACGCGGTGCGGGAGCGTCGTTCGTGGTCCAAGGTGACCGACGACGCGCCCAGCCATGCGCAGCTCGTCGAGTTCGTGGCCGCCGCCGGAAGGGTCGCGGATCACTCGTCGCTCGCCCCGTGGCGGCTCATCGAGCTGCGCGGCGACGACCGCGAGCGCCTCGGCCGTGCGATCAGCACGGCGAACGGAGAGGGCGGCTCCTCTCCCAAGCCGCTGCGCGCGCCGCTGCTCATCGCGGTCGTGGCGAGTTTCCGCAAGAGCGACAAGGTGCCGCGCTGGGAGCAGGAGGCCGTGGCTGCGGGTGTCGCGCACACGCTCAGCCTGCTGCTCGACGAGGCGGGGTGGGGTGTCATCTGGCGCACCGGCCACTACACGCGCGCGAAGGCTGTCGCCGAGGCGCACGGCCTGCGCAAGAGCGAGCGTCTCCTGGGCTGGCTGTACGTCGGCGGCAAGCCCGAGCGGGATCGTCCCGCGCGTCGGACGCCGGTGGATGCCGAGTCCCACCTCTCCCGCATGCCGCGTTGA
- a CDS encoding sensor histidine kinase, producing MAAGPDAVTRGWRGISLRAKVTGVTVGILAIGLLVAGIGTLIFLRSSLLDGIASSLLPLARTNVTSPLVSVNTGVNPPTFSQNPSAVATEYFVALYDAQGKLEITAGGNGAPPPVFPETYPVGKALITQLQPFMLENSSGGAAYMAMVAPQPIVDSRTLYTQLVALPTAPVAKVLTTYLGIYTLLAFVILIAGALATRWLVTLTFRSLGQVEAAADSIAAGDFSQRLTDIEPSTTEVGRLKIAFNAMLVHVDDAISQRDSSVRQMRRFIGDASHELRTPLVTVRGYAELYRIGAIEGEEATGQAMERIEKEAIRMGVLVEDLLALARLDEKRDVVIAPVDLRPIARDAAMDVHATSPARVVTVMDSTTADAASPEFRASESGEIPTVPPRGVTARSRAGATLSRLRRRSRPTPLAPEPAGRVAPSQEPIVLADENQVRQVVANLLGNARRYSADDSPLGLRVGVDAAAGMGWIEVIDHGDGVPEQIREQIFQRFWRADTSRTRETGGSGLGLSIVASIVETLHGTVSVDDTPGGGATFRVSLPLAPVSREANLELETQPVTQPVTQPAADGA from the coding sequence GTGGCTGCCGGGCCGGATGCGGTCACCCGCGGGTGGCGCGGCATCAGCCTGCGCGCCAAGGTCACCGGGGTCACAGTCGGCATCCTCGCCATCGGTCTGCTCGTCGCGGGCATCGGCACCCTGATCTTCCTGCGCAGCTCGCTGCTGGACGGCATCGCGTCGTCGCTGCTGCCCCTCGCCCGCACGAACGTCACCTCGCCCCTCGTCTCCGTCAACACGGGCGTCAATCCGCCGACGTTCTCCCAGAATCCCTCGGCGGTGGCCACAGAGTACTTCGTGGCGCTCTACGACGCTCAGGGCAAGCTGGAGATCACGGCAGGCGGCAACGGCGCACCTCCTCCCGTGTTCCCGGAGACCTACCCGGTCGGCAAGGCGCTGATCACCCAGCTGCAGCCGTTCATGCTCGAGAACTCCTCGGGCGGGGCCGCCTACATGGCGATGGTCGCGCCGCAGCCGATCGTGGACTCCCGCACGCTGTACACCCAGCTCGTCGCCCTTCCGACGGCACCGGTCGCCAAGGTGCTGACCACGTACCTCGGGATCTACACGCTGCTCGCCTTCGTGATCCTCATCGCGGGCGCCCTGGCGACGCGATGGCTCGTGACGCTCACCTTCCGAAGTCTCGGGCAGGTGGAGGCCGCCGCGGACTCGATCGCCGCGGGAGACTTCAGTCAACGCCTCACCGATATCGAGCCCAGCACGACGGAGGTCGGCCGCCTCAAGATCGCGTTCAACGCGATGCTCGTCCACGTCGACGACGCGATCTCGCAACGGGATTCCTCGGTGCGCCAGATGCGGCGATTCATCGGCGACGCGAGCCATGAGCTGCGCACGCCGCTCGTCACCGTCCGCGGCTATGCGGAGCTGTACCGCATCGGCGCCATCGAGGGCGAAGAGGCCACCGGGCAGGCGATGGAGCGCATCGAGAAGGAGGCGATCCGGATGGGCGTCCTCGTCGAGGACCTCCTCGCGCTCGCCCGCCTGGACGAGAAGCGCGACGTCGTCATCGCCCCCGTCGATCTGCGGCCGATCGCCCGCGACGCCGCGATGGACGTCCACGCGACCTCCCCCGCGCGTGTCGTCACCGTGATGGATTCGACGACGGCGGATGCGGCATCCCCCGAATTCCGCGCGAGCGAATCCGGTGAGATCCCCACGGTGCCTCCCCGTGGCGTCACGGCCCGTTCGCGCGCCGGCGCCACACTGTCGCGCCTGCGCCGCCGGTCTCGCCCGACACCGCTCGCCCCCGAGCCCGCCGGCCGCGTCGCGCCGTCGCAGGAGCCGATCGTGCTCGCCGACGAGAACCAGGTGCGCCAGGTCGTCGCGAACCTCCTCGGCAACGCCCGACGCTACAGCGCCGACGACTCTCCCCTCGGCCTGCGCGTGGGCGTGGATGCGGCGGCCGGCATGGGCTGGATCGAGGTGATCGACCACGGCGACGGCGTCCCCGAGCAGATCCGGGAGCAGATCTTCCAGCGCTTCTGGCGCGCCGACACCTCGCGCACGCGCGAGACGGGCGGCTCGGGACTGGGTCTGTCGATCGTGGCGTCGATCGTCGAGACGCTGCACGGCACCGTGTCGGTCGACGACACCCCCGGCGGCGGTGCGACGTTCCGGGTGTCGCTGCCGCTCGCGCCCGTCTCCCGGGAGGCCAACCTCGAGCTCGAGACGCAGCCCGTGACCCAGCCGGTCACGCAGCCTGCAGCCGACGGCGCCTGA
- the msrB gene encoding peptide-methionine (R)-S-oxide reductase MsrB, with protein sequence MTYDVTKSDAQWREELSPEQFAVLREAATERPWTGELLDESRDGFYTCAACGAELFQSGTKFDSHCGWPSFYESVRPEAVELIEDRTHGMTRTEVRCANCGSHLGHVFPDGFGTPTGDRYCMNSLALEFTPES encoded by the coding sequence ATGACCTACGACGTGACCAAGTCCGACGCGCAGTGGCGCGAGGAGCTCTCACCTGAGCAGTTCGCGGTGCTGCGCGAGGCGGCGACCGAGCGCCCGTGGACCGGGGAGCTGCTCGACGAGAGCCGCGACGGCTTCTACACCTGCGCCGCCTGCGGCGCCGAGCTCTTCCAGAGCGGGACGAAGTTCGACTCGCACTGCGGGTGGCCGAGCTTCTACGAGTCGGTGCGGCCGGAGGCCGTCGAACTCATCGAGGACCGCACCCACGGGATGACGCGCACCGAGGTGCGCTGCGCGAACTGCGGCTCGCACCTGGGCCACGTGTTCCCCGACGGGTTCGGCACGCCCACCGGCGACCGGTACTGCATGAACTCCCTCGCCCTCGAGTTCACGCCCGAGTCGTGA